In Arthrobacter citreus, a single genomic region encodes these proteins:
- a CDS encoding peptide deformylase has product MALLTIIEHPNEVLETPCEKVTTFDKNLVKLLNNMYETMLAADGVGLAAPQVGILQQVAVVDVEDENGRIDLINPIVMETKGEQTDVEGCLSFPNLYGDVTRPSYAKIKAQNKRGKYFIIEARGFLARALLHEIDHLNGVLFTSKVSKYYEESELEG; this is encoded by the coding sequence TTGGCTTTATTAACAATTATTGAACACCCAAATGAAGTGCTTGAAACACCTTGTGAAAAAGTGACGACATTTGATAAAAATTTAGTAAAACTTTTAAATAATATGTATGAGACGATGCTTGCAGCTGATGGTGTTGGATTAGCAGCACCACAAGTTGGAATTCTGCAACAAGTAGCTGTAGTAGACGTTGAAGATGAGAATGGAAGAATTGATTTAATTAATCCAATCGTCATGGAAACAAAGGGTGAGCAAACCGATGTAGAAGGTTGTTTAAGTTTTCCAAACCTTTATGGGGATGTTACAAGACCTAGCTATGCAAAAATAAAAGCGCAAAATAAACGTGGGAAATATTTTATTATTGAGGCTCGTGGGTTTTTAGCTCGTGCACTTTTACATGAAATTGATCATTTAAATGGAGTTTTATTCACTTCTAAAGTATCAAAATACTATGAGGAAAGTGAATTAGAAGGGTAG
- a CDS encoding methionyl-tRNA formyltransferase, whose amino-acid sequence MTKIVFMGTPDFSVPVLRRLIEDGYDVVGVVTQPDRPVGRKRVLTPPPVKVEALKHNIPVLQPEKIRLPEETEKVLALNPDLIVTAAFGQILPNDILEAPQFGCINVHASLLPELRGGAPIHYSIIQGKSETGVTIMYMVEKLDAGDMLSRVVVPIEESDHVGTLHDKLSIAGANLLSETIPALLKGEITAKKQDESNVSFARNIKREEELINWAKTGEEIYNHIRGLHPWPVAYTTLNGEVLKVWWGEKSTTNKTVTPGEIIEVLNDGILVSTGNTTAIKITDLQPAGKKRMEAKQYINGAGSFIERGMKLGE is encoded by the coding sequence ATGACAAAAATCGTTTTTATGGGAACACCTGATTTTTCAGTTCCCGTTTTAAGAAGATTAATTGAAGATGGATATGATGTTGTAGGGGTAGTGACACAGCCGGATCGTCCTGTTGGTCGAAAAAGAGTATTAACGCCACCTCCTGTTAAAGTTGAGGCTCTAAAGCATAATATTCCAGTATTACAACCTGAAAAAATACGTCTACCAGAAGAAACAGAAAAAGTATTGGCATTAAATCCAGATTTAATCGTAACAGCAGCTTTTGGGCAAATTCTCCCAAATGATATTTTAGAGGCACCTCAATTTGGTTGTATAAATGTACATGCTTCTTTACTTCCAGAGCTAAGAGGTGGTGCACCAATTCACTATTCAATCATTCAAGGTAAAAGTGAAACGGGTGTAACAATCATGTATATGGTAGAAAAATTAGATGCTGGTGATATGTTATCTAGAGTCGTTGTTCCTATTGAAGAAAGTGATCATGTTGGGACGCTACACGATAAATTAAGTATTGCAGGTGCTAACTTGCTTTCTGAGACTATTCCAGCTTTATTAAAAGGTGAAATTACTGCTAAAAAACAAGACGAGAGTAATGTGAGCTTCGCAAGAAATATTAAGCGTGAAGAAGAGCTAATTAATTGGGCGAAAACTGGCGAGGAGATTTATAATCATATAAGAGGTTTACACCCTTGGCCAGTAGCTTATACTACATTAAACGGAGAAGTTTTAAAAGTTTGGTGGGGAGAGAAATCTACTACGAATAAAACTGTTACTCCAGGTGAAATAATTGAAGTTCTAAATGATGGCATTTTAGTATCAACTGGAAATACTACTGCCATAAAGATTACGGATTTACAGCCTGCTGGTAAAAAGCGAATGGAAGCAAAACAATATATTAACGGTGCAGGTTCTTTTATTGA